Proteins encoded within one genomic window of Cydia pomonella isolate Wapato2018A chromosome 12, ilCydPomo1, whole genome shotgun sequence:
- the LOC133523191 gene encoding dynein axonemal assembly factor 4-like isoform X2 — MPIIVKEFTWKQTPTALNITIPLSQGKKEKVDLFATDSYIKAHYSPFLFEVFLLHDVNIDKSKCLVKEDFIILDLVKREEQEWEQLEKELTKAEKLKLRQEILEKCQEKAKEEFEQKRIKKSEMDRFTVQKAMEIDSRHHEIMDKRRDEQRKIAMDALEEWRVNTDGKGVKIVELPDDKENGVVIEEVTDEKPTPKVEKKVEPEEVKMKKVLPPATPHPRKSVKTPVKSEYVDKKRAEAAKRVLPALRNQGSLEIHHTPRVFPTPSRESARAEEDAWLKNVTLARRATGFVSEDLRPEEQDPEWCKNKGDEFFRAGNYLGAISAYTHGILLSDRLPSLFSNRAATHFALGNFNKCVNDCSTALELLVPPCESNRRARAACVARRAAGLARLGYLGKAIDEMKAASKLMPDDETIKKDIYEMERAWEQNPDDY; from the exons ATGCCAATAATAGTAAAAGAATTTACTTGGAAGCAGACTCCGACAGCTTTGAATATAACGATACCTCTGAGTCAAGGGAAGAAAGAAAAGGTGGACTTGTTCGCAACTGATTCATACATAAAGGCGCACTATAGCCCGTTTCTGTTCGAGGTTTTCCTTCTCCATGATGTTAACATAGATAAAAGCAAATGTCTCGTTAAAGAAGACTTTATAATCCTCGACCTGGTGAAGCGAGAAGAACAGGAATGGGAGCAGTTAGAGAAGGAATTAACGAAGGCGGAGAAGTTGAAGTTAAGGCAGGAGATTTTAGAGAAATGCCAAGAGAAAGCTAAAGAGGAGTTTGAGCAGAAGAGGATAAAGAAGAGTGAAATGGATCGGTTCACGGTGCAGAAGGCCATGGAGATAGACTCAAGGCATCATGAGATAATGGATAAGAGGAGAGACGAGCAAAGGAAGATAGCTATGGATGCTTTAGAGGAGTGGAGGGTGAACACTGACGGGAAAGGTGTCAAAATAGTAGAGTTACCGGATGATAAGGAAAATGGGGTTGTAATAGAAGAGGTCACAGATGAAAAGCCGACGCCGAAGGTAGAGAAGAAAGTAGAGCCAGAAGAAGTGAAG ATGAAGAAAGTACTGCCACCTGCGACGCCGCATCCCAGGAAATCAGTGAAG ACCCCAGTAAAGTCAGAATACGTAGACAAGAAGCGAGCTGAAGCGGCGAAGCGCGTGCTGCCAGCGCTACGCAACCAAGGCAGTCTGGAGATCCACCATACGCCCAGAGTGTTCCCTACGCCGAGTCGCGAGTCAGCCAGGGCCGAGGAGGACGCCTGGCTGAAAAATGTGACCCTGGCACGCCGCGCCACAG GGTTCGTGTCAGAGGACCTACGGCCGGAGGAGCAGGACCCAGAATGGTGCAAGAACAAGGGCGACGAGTTCTTCCGCGCCGGCAACTACTTGGGCGCCATTAGCGCCTACACGCACGGCATCTTGTTGTCGGACCGACTGCCAAGTCTGTTCTCCAACCGCGCAGCGACTCACTTCGCGCTCGGCAACTTCAACAAATGC GTGAACGACTGCTCCACAGCTCTGGAGCTGCTGGTCCCGCCGTGCGAGTCCaaccgccgcgcccgcgccgcctgcgtggcgcgccgcgccgccggcctCGCGCGCCTCGGCTACCTCGGCAAGGCCATCGACGAGATGAAAGCGGCCTCCAAGCTCATGCCGGACGATGAGACGATTAAGAAGGATATTTATGAAATGGAACGCGCCTGGGAGCAGAATCCTGATGATTATTGA
- the LOC133523191 gene encoding dynein axonemal assembly factor 4-like isoform X1, with translation MPIIVKEFTWKQTPTALNITIPLSQGKKEKVDLFATDSYIKAHYSPFLFEVFLLHDVNIDKSKCLVKEDFIILDLVKREEQEWEQLEKELTKAEKLKLRQEILEKCQEKAKEEFEQKRIKKSEMDRFTVQKAMEIDSRHHEIMDKRRDEQRKIAMDALEEWRVNTDGKGVKIVELPDDKENGVVIEEVTDEKPTPKVEKKVEPEEVKVKKVEPEEVKVKKVEPEEVKMKKVLPPATPHPRKSVKTPVKSEYVDKKRAEAAKRVLPALRNQGSLEIHHTPRVFPTPSRESARAEEDAWLKNVTLARRATGFVSEDLRPEEQDPEWCKNKGDEFFRAGNYLGAISAYTHGILLSDRLPSLFSNRAATHFALGNFNKCVNDCSTALELLVPPCESNRRARAACVARRAAGLARLGYLGKAIDEMKAASKLMPDDETIKKDIYEMERAWEQNPDDY, from the exons ATGCCAATAATAGTAAAAGAATTTACTTGGAAGCAGACTCCGACAGCTTTGAATATAACGATACCTCTGAGTCAAGGGAAGAAAGAAAAGGTGGACTTGTTCGCAACTGATTCATACATAAAGGCGCACTATAGCCCGTTTCTGTTCGAGGTTTTCCTTCTCCATGATGTTAACATAGATAAAAGCAAATGTCTCGTTAAAGAAGACTTTATAATCCTCGACCTGGTGAAGCGAGAAGAACAGGAATGGGAGCAGTTAGAGAAGGAATTAACGAAGGCGGAGAAGTTGAAGTTAAGGCAGGAGATTTTAGAGAAATGCCAAGAGAAAGCTAAAGAGGAGTTTGAGCAGAAGAGGATAAAGAAGAGTGAAATGGATCGGTTCACGGTGCAGAAGGCCATGGAGATAGACTCAAGGCATCATGAGATAATGGATAAGAGGAGAGACGAGCAAAGGAAGATAGCTATGGATGCTTTAGAGGAGTGGAGGGTGAACACTGACGGGAAAGGTGTCAAAATAGTAGAGTTACCGGATGATAAGGAAAATGGGGTTGTAATAGAAGAGGTCACAGATGAAAAGCCGACGCCGAAGGTAGAGAAGAAAGTAGAGCCAGAAGAAGTGAAGGTGAAGAAAGTAGAGCCAGAAGAAGTGAAGGTGAAGAAAGTAGAGCCAGAAGAAGTGAAGATGAAGAAAGTACTGCCACCTGCGACGCCGCATCCCAGGAAATCAGTGAAG ACCCCAGTAAAGTCAGAATACGTAGACAAGAAGCGAGCTGAAGCGGCGAAGCGCGTGCTGCCAGCGCTACGCAACCAAGGCAGTCTGGAGATCCACCATACGCCCAGAGTGTTCCCTACGCCGAGTCGCGAGTCAGCCAGGGCCGAGGAGGACGCCTGGCTGAAAAATGTGACCCTGGCACGCCGCGCCACAG GGTTCGTGTCAGAGGACCTACGGCCGGAGGAGCAGGACCCAGAATGGTGCAAGAACAAGGGCGACGAGTTCTTCCGCGCCGGCAACTACTTGGGCGCCATTAGCGCCTACACGCACGGCATCTTGTTGTCGGACCGACTGCCAAGTCTGTTCTCCAACCGCGCAGCGACTCACTTCGCGCTCGGCAACTTCAACAAATGC GTGAACGACTGCTCCACAGCTCTGGAGCTGCTGGTCCCGCCGTGCGAGTCCaaccgccgcgcccgcgccgcctgcgtggcgcgccgcgccgccggcctCGCGCGCCTCGGCTACCTCGGCAAGGCCATCGACGAGATGAAAGCGGCCTCCAAGCTCATGCCGGACGATGAGACGATTAAGAAGGATATTTATGAAATGGAACGCGCCTGGGAGCAGAATCCTGATGATTATTGA
- the LOC133523194 gene encoding phosphotriesterase-related protein: protein MSGRVQTVLGAVSPNVLGRTLTHEHVSMEFTHFYRRPPTALASKFPAKHISLQSAGYLRQYPYSSKYNLTLNDKDTVQAVLNDVKMFKESGGGTIVENSAEGLDRDLSFVKRLSTETGVHIVAGTGYYIADTQHDDSLHLTTEEMYKHMMAELMEECVGDKSIKAGFIGEVASGWPIREFERRAIVAAGEVVEQLGVGVSFHPHRNPDAPAEIIRIYLEAGGKADRAVMSHLDRTLLDEEKLLTFAELGTYCQLDLFGTEVSYYQLAPDSDMPSDARRVQLLQALLDDGRGERCTMSHDIHTKHRLADFGGHGYSHILHNVLPRMKARGFTQQHIDLITIENPARWLTIDKQF, encoded by the exons aTGAGCGGCCGTGTGCAAACCG TTTTGGGCGCCGTGTCTCCGAACGTGCTCGGTCGCACGCTCACGCACGAGCACGTGTCCATGGAGTTCACGCACTTCTACCGCCGCCCGCCCACCGCGCTGGCCTCCAAGTTCCCCGCCAAACACATCTCGCTGCAGTCGGCTGGCTACCTGCGCCAGTACCCGTACTCCTCCAAGTATAACCTCACCCTTAATGACAAGGACACGGTACAGGCGGTCCTCAATGACGTCAAGATGTTCAAGGAGTCTGGGGGAG GCACGATCGTAGAGAACTCCGCCGAGGGCCTGGACCGCGACCTGTCGTTCGTGAAGCGGCTGTCGACAGAGACCGGCGTGCACATCGTCGCGGGCACTGGCTACTACATCGCCGACACCCAGCACGATGACTCGCTGCATCTGACTACGGAGGAAATGTACAAGCATATGATGGCAGAGCTGATGGAGGAGTGTGTGGGGGATAAAAGTATCAAGGCGGGCTTCATTGGGGAGGTGGCCAGTGGGTGGCCCATCAGAG AGTTTGAACGGCGAGCGATTGTGGCGGCAGGCGAGGTGGTGGAGCAGCTGGGCGTGGGCGTGAGCTTCCACCCCCATCGCAACCCCGATGCCCCCGccgaaattatccggatctacCTCGAGGCCGGAGGCAAAGCTGACCGCGCCGTCATGAGCCATCTCGACC GCACCCTGTTAGATGAAGAGAAGCTCCTAACTTTCGCCGAACTCGGCACCTACTGCCAGCTAGACCTGTTCGGCACGGAGGTGTCGTACTACCAGCTGGCGCCCGACAGCGACATGCCGAGCGACGCGCGCCGCGTGCAGCTGCTGCAGGCGCTGCTGGACGACGGCCGCGGCGAGCGCTGCACCATGTCGCACGACATACACACCAAGCACCGCCTG GCGGACTTCGGCGGGCACGGCTACTCGCACATCCTCCACAACGTGCTGCCGCGGATGAAGGCCCGCGGCTTCACGCAGCAACACATCGACCTCATCACCATCGAGAACCCCGCACGGTGGCTCACCATAGATAAACAATTCTAA